In Tenebrio molitor chromosome 6, icTenMoli1.1, whole genome shotgun sequence, one genomic interval encodes:
- the Bap111 gene encoding SWI/SNF-related matrix-associated actin-dependent regulator of chromatin subfamily E member 1 isoform X1, giving the protein MALPANYKQVAMQMPSPQTNHLLSAGVPMTFNILKERLRASGGSGSAANLFLQKETSPFVTTPNGHSGFLPQKVGKSSANDSRTPKPPKPPEKPLMPYMRYSRKVWDTVKAQNPDLKLWEIGKIIGQMWRDLPEDEKTEYVEEYETEKLEYEKSLKTYHNSPAYLAFIAAKNRGKTGNESDSHERSSSSAKQQAADRRIEIQAAEDEDDQDEGYSVKHVAYARFLRNHRLINEIFSDTVVPDVRSVVTTGRMQVLKRQVQSLTMHQKKLEAELQQIEERFEAKKRKFIESSEQFQEELKKHCKPAVDEDAFQKMVERQYDMLKKERMKNLEEQKPKPEENGTVGEGAPNVQPEQSPTPQDGTQPQSEPLVLHYIQPMEQDEKPPRPNDNPSPVSQPPTSNGTPENKIPETPEQKPPPPVPEQTPQPQMSEPQAPPQSHMPPPQHNIPPPTNQPPMHHHPAPSPHMPQSHPVPPHMPPGPHAIPPGASQQNMMPPGQVPPYQQYPQNNPQTVPLPPRPPHPAYGYPQQQGYHQPYSPQYPPHTYYHQPYPQYPHMNRPHLYPPHGPVPDGQPLPPNPDGHGPPPMYGGPAPAEAERVQPSAEDAAHQRAAEEKQDSNADTHNNEKEKKESE; this is encoded by the exons ATGGCTCTTCCAGCCAATTACAAACAAGTGGCGATGCAAATGCCTAGCCCACAAACAAATC ATTTGCTGTCGGCAGGCGTGCCCATGACTTTCAACATATTGAAAG AACGTTTAAGAGCGTCGGGTGGATCAGGTTCCGCAGCCAAT TTATTTTTACAGAAGGAAACAAGCCCGTTCGTAACGACCCCGAACGGACATTCAGGATTTTTGCCGCAAAAAGTGGGAAAGAGCTCGGCC AATGACTCCCGCACGCCGAAACCTCCCAAACCACCCGAGAAACCTCTCATGCCCTACATGCGGTACAGCAGAAAAGTTTGGGATACGGTGAAGGCCCAAAATCCAGATTTGAAGTTATgggaaattggaaaaattatagGACAGATGTGGAGGGATCTTCCAGAAGATGAGAAAACAGAATACGTCGAAGAATACGAAACCGAGAAG TTGGAATACGAGAAGTCGTTGAAAACTTATCACAACTCGCCGGCGTATCTGGCTTTTATTGCTGCCAAGAATCGAGGCAAAACCG GTAACGAGAGTGACTCTCACGAAAGGAGCAGCTCATCTGCCAAACAACAAGCAGCAGATCGACGCATCGAAATTCAGGCCGCGGAAGACGAAGACG ATCAAGACGAGGGTTATTCGGTGAAGCACGTGGCGTACGCTCGTTTCTTGCGAAACCACCGCCTAATCAACGAGATTTTTTCGGACACGGTGGTCCCCGACGTGCGATCCGTCGTGACAACGGGCCGGATGCAAGTCCTGAAGCGTCAGGTGCAGTCGCTGACGATGCACCAGAAAAAACTCGAAGCGGAACTGCAACAGATCGAGGAAAGATTCGAGGCGAAGAAGCGGAAGTTCATAGAGAGCAGCGAGCAGTTCCAAGAGGAACTGAAGAAG CACTGCAAGCCTGCAGTCGACGAAGATGCCTTCCAGAAGATGGTGGAGCGACAGTACGACATGCTGAAGAAGGAGAGGATGAAGAATCTCGAAGAACAAAAACCGAAGCCGGAAGAGAACGGGACCGTGGGGGAAGGCGCGCCGAACGTGCAGCCGGAACAGTCGCCGACGCCGCAAGATGGCACCCAACCCCAATCAGAG CCGTTAGTACTCCACTACATACAG CCCATGGAGCAAGACGAGAAGCCGCCGAGGCCCAACGACAATCCAAGCCCGGTCAGCCAACCACCGACGTCGAACGGCACTCCGGAAAACAAAATCCCAGAAACTCCCGAACAAAAACCGCCTCCTCCGGTCCCGGAGCAAACTCCCCAACCGCAAATGTCCGAACCGCAAGCCCCCCCTCAGTCGCACATGCCCCCGCCCCAGCACAACATCCCGCCGCCGACCAATCAGCCCCCGATGCATCACCATCCGGCACCGTCGCCGCATATGCCACAGTCGCACCCGGTCCCGCCGCACATGCCGCCAGGTCCCCACGCGATTCCGCCGGGGGCGTCCCAGCAGAACATGATGCCCCCGGGACAGGTGCCGCCGTACCAACAGTACCCCCAAAACAATCCTCAAACTGTTCCGTTGCCTCCGCGTCCTCCTCACCCGGCGTACGGATATCCGCAACAGCAAGGTTATCACCAACCGTACTCTCCGCAGTATCCTCCCCATACGTACTACCACCAGCCCTACCCGCAGTATCCGCACATGAACAGGCCCCATTTGTATCCGCCGCACGGACCTGTTCCGGATGGACAACCTCTACCGCCCAACCCGGATGGACACGGACCGCCCCCGATGTACGGAGGACCCGCCCCAGCTGAAGCGGAGCGCGTGCAGCCGAGTGCCGAGGATGCGGCCCATCAAAGGGCGGCTGAAGAAAAACAAG ATTCTAATGCAGATACTCACAACAATgaaaaagagaagaaggaaAGTGAatag
- the Bap111 gene encoding SWI/SNF-related matrix-associated actin-dependent regulator of chromatin subfamily E member 1 isoform X4, protein MALPANYKQVAMQMPSPQTNHLLSAGVPMTFNILKERLRASGGSGSAANLFLQKETSPFVTTPNGHSGFLPQKVGKSSANDSRTPKPPKPPEKPLMPYMRYSRKVWDTVKAQNPDLKLWEIGKIIGQMWRDLPEDEKTEYVEEYETEKLEYEKSLKTYHNSPAYLAFIAAKNRGKTGNESDSHERSSSSAKQQAADRRIEIQAAEDEDDQDEGYSVKHVAYARFLRNHRLINEIFSDTVVPDVRSVVTTGRMQVLKRQVQSLTMHQKKLEAELQQIEERFEAKKRKFIESSEQFQEELKKHCKPAVDEDAFQKMVERQYDMLKKERMKNLEEQKPKPEENGTVGEGAPNVQPEQSPTPQDGTQPQSEPMEQDEKPPRPNDNPSPVSQPPTSNGTPENKIPETPEQKPPPPVPEQTPQPQMSEPQAPPQSHMPPPQHNIPPPTNQPPMHHHPAPSPHMPQSHPVPPHMPPGPHAIPPGASQQNMMPPGQVPPYQQYPQNNPQTVPLPPRPPHPAYGYPQQQGYHQPYSPQYPPHTYYHQPYPQYPHMNRPHLYPPHGPVPDGQPLPPNPDGHGPPPMYGGPAPAEAERVQPSAEDAAHQRAAEEKQDSNADTHNNEKEKKESE, encoded by the exons ATGGCTCTTCCAGCCAATTACAAACAAGTGGCGATGCAAATGCCTAGCCCACAAACAAATC ATTTGCTGTCGGCAGGCGTGCCCATGACTTTCAACATATTGAAAG AACGTTTAAGAGCGTCGGGTGGATCAGGTTCCGCAGCCAAT TTATTTTTACAGAAGGAAACAAGCCCGTTCGTAACGACCCCGAACGGACATTCAGGATTTTTGCCGCAAAAAGTGGGAAAGAGCTCGGCC AATGACTCCCGCACGCCGAAACCTCCCAAACCACCCGAGAAACCTCTCATGCCCTACATGCGGTACAGCAGAAAAGTTTGGGATACGGTGAAGGCCCAAAATCCAGATTTGAAGTTATgggaaattggaaaaattatagGACAGATGTGGAGGGATCTTCCAGAAGATGAGAAAACAGAATACGTCGAAGAATACGAAACCGAGAAG TTGGAATACGAGAAGTCGTTGAAAACTTATCACAACTCGCCGGCGTATCTGGCTTTTATTGCTGCCAAGAATCGAGGCAAAACCG GTAACGAGAGTGACTCTCACGAAAGGAGCAGCTCATCTGCCAAACAACAAGCAGCAGATCGACGCATCGAAATTCAGGCCGCGGAAGACGAAGACG ATCAAGACGAGGGTTATTCGGTGAAGCACGTGGCGTACGCTCGTTTCTTGCGAAACCACCGCCTAATCAACGAGATTTTTTCGGACACGGTGGTCCCCGACGTGCGATCCGTCGTGACAACGGGCCGGATGCAAGTCCTGAAGCGTCAGGTGCAGTCGCTGACGATGCACCAGAAAAAACTCGAAGCGGAACTGCAACAGATCGAGGAAAGATTCGAGGCGAAGAAGCGGAAGTTCATAGAGAGCAGCGAGCAGTTCCAAGAGGAACTGAAGAAG CACTGCAAGCCTGCAGTCGACGAAGATGCCTTCCAGAAGATGGTGGAGCGACAGTACGACATGCTGAAGAAGGAGAGGATGAAGAATCTCGAAGAACAAAAACCGAAGCCGGAAGAGAACGGGACCGTGGGGGAAGGCGCGCCGAACGTGCAGCCGGAACAGTCGCCGACGCCGCAAGATGGCACCCAACCCCAATCAGAG CCCATGGAGCAAGACGAGAAGCCGCCGAGGCCCAACGACAATCCAAGCCCGGTCAGCCAACCACCGACGTCGAACGGCACTCCGGAAAACAAAATCCCAGAAACTCCCGAACAAAAACCGCCTCCTCCGGTCCCGGAGCAAACTCCCCAACCGCAAATGTCCGAACCGCAAGCCCCCCCTCAGTCGCACATGCCCCCGCCCCAGCACAACATCCCGCCGCCGACCAATCAGCCCCCGATGCATCACCATCCGGCACCGTCGCCGCATATGCCACAGTCGCACCCGGTCCCGCCGCACATGCCGCCAGGTCCCCACGCGATTCCGCCGGGGGCGTCCCAGCAGAACATGATGCCCCCGGGACAGGTGCCGCCGTACCAACAGTACCCCCAAAACAATCCTCAAACTGTTCCGTTGCCTCCGCGTCCTCCTCACCCGGCGTACGGATATCCGCAACAGCAAGGTTATCACCAACCGTACTCTCCGCAGTATCCTCCCCATACGTACTACCACCAGCCCTACCCGCAGTATCCGCACATGAACAGGCCCCATTTGTATCCGCCGCACGGACCTGTTCCGGATGGACAACCTCTACCGCCCAACCCGGATGGACACGGACCGCCCCCGATGTACGGAGGACCCGCCCCAGCTGAAGCGGAGCGCGTGCAGCCGAGTGCCGAGGATGCGGCCCATCAAAGGGCGGCTGAAGAAAAACAAG ATTCTAATGCAGATACTCACAACAATgaaaaagagaagaaggaaAGTGAatag
- the Bap111 gene encoding SWI/SNF-related matrix-associated actin-dependent regulator of chromatin subfamily E member 1 isoform X2: MALPANYKQVAMQMPSPQTNHLLSAGVPMTFNILKERLRASGGSGSAANLFLQKETSPFVTTPNGHSGFLPQKVGKSSANDSRTPKPPKPPEKPLMPYMRYSRKVWDTVKAQNPDLKLWEIGKIIGQMWRDLPEDEKTEYVEEYETEKLEYEKSLKTYHNSPAYLAFIAAKNRGKTGNESDSHERSSSSAKQQAADRRIEIQAAEDEDDEGYSVKHVAYARFLRNHRLINEIFSDTVVPDVRSVVTTGRMQVLKRQVQSLTMHQKKLEAELQQIEERFEAKKRKFIESSEQFQEELKKHCKPAVDEDAFQKMVERQYDMLKKERMKNLEEQKPKPEENGTVGEGAPNVQPEQSPTPQDGTQPQSEPLVLHYIQPMEQDEKPPRPNDNPSPVSQPPTSNGTPENKIPETPEQKPPPPVPEQTPQPQMSEPQAPPQSHMPPPQHNIPPPTNQPPMHHHPAPSPHMPQSHPVPPHMPPGPHAIPPGASQQNMMPPGQVPPYQQYPQNNPQTVPLPPRPPHPAYGYPQQQGYHQPYSPQYPPHTYYHQPYPQYPHMNRPHLYPPHGPVPDGQPLPPNPDGHGPPPMYGGPAPAEAERVQPSAEDAAHQRAAEEKQDSNADTHNNEKEKKESE; the protein is encoded by the exons ATGGCTCTTCCAGCCAATTACAAACAAGTGGCGATGCAAATGCCTAGCCCACAAACAAATC ATTTGCTGTCGGCAGGCGTGCCCATGACTTTCAACATATTGAAAG AACGTTTAAGAGCGTCGGGTGGATCAGGTTCCGCAGCCAAT TTATTTTTACAGAAGGAAACAAGCCCGTTCGTAACGACCCCGAACGGACATTCAGGATTTTTGCCGCAAAAAGTGGGAAAGAGCTCGGCC AATGACTCCCGCACGCCGAAACCTCCCAAACCACCCGAGAAACCTCTCATGCCCTACATGCGGTACAGCAGAAAAGTTTGGGATACGGTGAAGGCCCAAAATCCAGATTTGAAGTTATgggaaattggaaaaattatagGACAGATGTGGAGGGATCTTCCAGAAGATGAGAAAACAGAATACGTCGAAGAATACGAAACCGAGAAG TTGGAATACGAGAAGTCGTTGAAAACTTATCACAACTCGCCGGCGTATCTGGCTTTTATTGCTGCCAAGAATCGAGGCAAAACCG GTAACGAGAGTGACTCTCACGAAAGGAGCAGCTCATCTGCCAAACAACAAGCAGCAGATCGACGCATCGAAATTCAGGCCGCGGAAGACGAAGACG ACGAGGGTTATTCGGTGAAGCACGTGGCGTACGCTCGTTTCTTGCGAAACCACCGCCTAATCAACGAGATTTTTTCGGACACGGTGGTCCCCGACGTGCGATCCGTCGTGACAACGGGCCGGATGCAAGTCCTGAAGCGTCAGGTGCAGTCGCTGACGATGCACCAGAAAAAACTCGAAGCGGAACTGCAACAGATCGAGGAAAGATTCGAGGCGAAGAAGCGGAAGTTCATAGAGAGCAGCGAGCAGTTCCAAGAGGAACTGAAGAAG CACTGCAAGCCTGCAGTCGACGAAGATGCCTTCCAGAAGATGGTGGAGCGACAGTACGACATGCTGAAGAAGGAGAGGATGAAGAATCTCGAAGAACAAAAACCGAAGCCGGAAGAGAACGGGACCGTGGGGGAAGGCGCGCCGAACGTGCAGCCGGAACAGTCGCCGACGCCGCAAGATGGCACCCAACCCCAATCAGAG CCGTTAGTACTCCACTACATACAG CCCATGGAGCAAGACGAGAAGCCGCCGAGGCCCAACGACAATCCAAGCCCGGTCAGCCAACCACCGACGTCGAACGGCACTCCGGAAAACAAAATCCCAGAAACTCCCGAACAAAAACCGCCTCCTCCGGTCCCGGAGCAAACTCCCCAACCGCAAATGTCCGAACCGCAAGCCCCCCCTCAGTCGCACATGCCCCCGCCCCAGCACAACATCCCGCCGCCGACCAATCAGCCCCCGATGCATCACCATCCGGCACCGTCGCCGCATATGCCACAGTCGCACCCGGTCCCGCCGCACATGCCGCCAGGTCCCCACGCGATTCCGCCGGGGGCGTCCCAGCAGAACATGATGCCCCCGGGACAGGTGCCGCCGTACCAACAGTACCCCCAAAACAATCCTCAAACTGTTCCGTTGCCTCCGCGTCCTCCTCACCCGGCGTACGGATATCCGCAACAGCAAGGTTATCACCAACCGTACTCTCCGCAGTATCCTCCCCATACGTACTACCACCAGCCCTACCCGCAGTATCCGCACATGAACAGGCCCCATTTGTATCCGCCGCACGGACCTGTTCCGGATGGACAACCTCTACCGCCCAACCCGGATGGACACGGACCGCCCCCGATGTACGGAGGACCCGCCCCAGCTGAAGCGGAGCGCGTGCAGCCGAGTGCCGAGGATGCGGCCCATCAAAGGGCGGCTGAAGAAAAACAAG ATTCTAATGCAGATACTCACAACAATgaaaaagagaagaaggaaAGTGAatag
- the Bap111 gene encoding SWI/SNF-related matrix-associated actin-dependent regulator of chromatin subfamily E member 1 isoform X3, translated as MALPANYKQVAMQMPSPQTNHLLSAGVPMTFNILKERLRASGGSGSAANKETSPFVTTPNGHSGFLPQKVGKSSANDSRTPKPPKPPEKPLMPYMRYSRKVWDTVKAQNPDLKLWEIGKIIGQMWRDLPEDEKTEYVEEYETEKLEYEKSLKTYHNSPAYLAFIAAKNRGKTGNESDSHERSSSSAKQQAADRRIEIQAAEDEDDQDEGYSVKHVAYARFLRNHRLINEIFSDTVVPDVRSVVTTGRMQVLKRQVQSLTMHQKKLEAELQQIEERFEAKKRKFIESSEQFQEELKKHCKPAVDEDAFQKMVERQYDMLKKERMKNLEEQKPKPEENGTVGEGAPNVQPEQSPTPQDGTQPQSEPLVLHYIQPMEQDEKPPRPNDNPSPVSQPPTSNGTPENKIPETPEQKPPPPVPEQTPQPQMSEPQAPPQSHMPPPQHNIPPPTNQPPMHHHPAPSPHMPQSHPVPPHMPPGPHAIPPGASQQNMMPPGQVPPYQQYPQNNPQTVPLPPRPPHPAYGYPQQQGYHQPYSPQYPPHTYYHQPYPQYPHMNRPHLYPPHGPVPDGQPLPPNPDGHGPPPMYGGPAPAEAERVQPSAEDAAHQRAAEEKQDSNADTHNNEKEKKESE; from the exons ATGGCTCTTCCAGCCAATTACAAACAAGTGGCGATGCAAATGCCTAGCCCACAAACAAATC ATTTGCTGTCGGCAGGCGTGCCCATGACTTTCAACATATTGAAAG AACGTTTAAGAGCGTCGGGTGGATCAGGTTCCGCAGCCAAT AAGGAAACAAGCCCGTTCGTAACGACCCCGAACGGACATTCAGGATTTTTGCCGCAAAAAGTGGGAAAGAGCTCGGCC AATGACTCCCGCACGCCGAAACCTCCCAAACCACCCGAGAAACCTCTCATGCCCTACATGCGGTACAGCAGAAAAGTTTGGGATACGGTGAAGGCCCAAAATCCAGATTTGAAGTTATgggaaattggaaaaattatagGACAGATGTGGAGGGATCTTCCAGAAGATGAGAAAACAGAATACGTCGAAGAATACGAAACCGAGAAG TTGGAATACGAGAAGTCGTTGAAAACTTATCACAACTCGCCGGCGTATCTGGCTTTTATTGCTGCCAAGAATCGAGGCAAAACCG GTAACGAGAGTGACTCTCACGAAAGGAGCAGCTCATCTGCCAAACAACAAGCAGCAGATCGACGCATCGAAATTCAGGCCGCGGAAGACGAAGACG ATCAAGACGAGGGTTATTCGGTGAAGCACGTGGCGTACGCTCGTTTCTTGCGAAACCACCGCCTAATCAACGAGATTTTTTCGGACACGGTGGTCCCCGACGTGCGATCCGTCGTGACAACGGGCCGGATGCAAGTCCTGAAGCGTCAGGTGCAGTCGCTGACGATGCACCAGAAAAAACTCGAAGCGGAACTGCAACAGATCGAGGAAAGATTCGAGGCGAAGAAGCGGAAGTTCATAGAGAGCAGCGAGCAGTTCCAAGAGGAACTGAAGAAG CACTGCAAGCCTGCAGTCGACGAAGATGCCTTCCAGAAGATGGTGGAGCGACAGTACGACATGCTGAAGAAGGAGAGGATGAAGAATCTCGAAGAACAAAAACCGAAGCCGGAAGAGAACGGGACCGTGGGGGAAGGCGCGCCGAACGTGCAGCCGGAACAGTCGCCGACGCCGCAAGATGGCACCCAACCCCAATCAGAG CCGTTAGTACTCCACTACATACAG CCCATGGAGCAAGACGAGAAGCCGCCGAGGCCCAACGACAATCCAAGCCCGGTCAGCCAACCACCGACGTCGAACGGCACTCCGGAAAACAAAATCCCAGAAACTCCCGAACAAAAACCGCCTCCTCCGGTCCCGGAGCAAACTCCCCAACCGCAAATGTCCGAACCGCAAGCCCCCCCTCAGTCGCACATGCCCCCGCCCCAGCACAACATCCCGCCGCCGACCAATCAGCCCCCGATGCATCACCATCCGGCACCGTCGCCGCATATGCCACAGTCGCACCCGGTCCCGCCGCACATGCCGCCAGGTCCCCACGCGATTCCGCCGGGGGCGTCCCAGCAGAACATGATGCCCCCGGGACAGGTGCCGCCGTACCAACAGTACCCCCAAAACAATCCTCAAACTGTTCCGTTGCCTCCGCGTCCTCCTCACCCGGCGTACGGATATCCGCAACAGCAAGGTTATCACCAACCGTACTCTCCGCAGTATCCTCCCCATACGTACTACCACCAGCCCTACCCGCAGTATCCGCACATGAACAGGCCCCATTTGTATCCGCCGCACGGACCTGTTCCGGATGGACAACCTCTACCGCCCAACCCGGATGGACACGGACCGCCCCCGATGTACGGAGGACCCGCCCCAGCTGAAGCGGAGCGCGTGCAGCCGAGTGCCGAGGATGCGGCCCATCAAAGGGCGGCTGAAGAAAAACAAG ATTCTAATGCAGATACTCACAACAATgaaaaagagaagaaggaaAGTGAatag
- the Bap111 gene encoding SWI/SNF-related matrix-associated actin-dependent regulator of chromatin subfamily E member 1 isoform X6: MALPANYKQVAMQMPSPQTNQRLRASGGSGSAANKETSPFVTTPNGHSGFLPQKVGKSSANDSRTPKPPKPPEKPLMPYMRYSRKVWDTVKAQNPDLKLWEIGKIIGQMWRDLPEDEKTEYVEEYETEKLEYEKSLKTYHNSPAYLAFIAAKNRGKTGNESDSHERSSSSAKQQAADRRIEIQAAEDEDDQDEGYSVKHVAYARFLRNHRLINEIFSDTVVPDVRSVVTTGRMQVLKRQVQSLTMHQKKLEAELQQIEERFEAKKRKFIESSEQFQEELKKHCKPAVDEDAFQKMVERQYDMLKKERMKNLEEQKPKPEENGTVGEGAPNVQPEQSPTPQDGTQPQSEPLVLHYIQPMEQDEKPPRPNDNPSPVSQPPTSNGTPENKIPETPEQKPPPPVPEQTPQPQMSEPQAPPQSHMPPPQHNIPPPTNQPPMHHHPAPSPHMPQSHPVPPHMPPGPHAIPPGASQQNMMPPGQVPPYQQYPQNNPQTVPLPPRPPHPAYGYPQQQGYHQPYSPQYPPHTYYHQPYPQYPHMNRPHLYPPHGPVPDGQPLPPNPDGHGPPPMYGGPAPAEAERVQPSAEDAAHQRAAEEKQDSNADTHNNEKEKKESE; this comes from the exons ATGGCTCTTCCAGCCAATTACAAACAAGTGGCGATGCAAATGCCTAGCCCACAAACAAATC AACGTTTAAGAGCGTCGGGTGGATCAGGTTCCGCAGCCAAT AAGGAAACAAGCCCGTTCGTAACGACCCCGAACGGACATTCAGGATTTTTGCCGCAAAAAGTGGGAAAGAGCTCGGCC AATGACTCCCGCACGCCGAAACCTCCCAAACCACCCGAGAAACCTCTCATGCCCTACATGCGGTACAGCAGAAAAGTTTGGGATACGGTGAAGGCCCAAAATCCAGATTTGAAGTTATgggaaattggaaaaattatagGACAGATGTGGAGGGATCTTCCAGAAGATGAGAAAACAGAATACGTCGAAGAATACGAAACCGAGAAG TTGGAATACGAGAAGTCGTTGAAAACTTATCACAACTCGCCGGCGTATCTGGCTTTTATTGCTGCCAAGAATCGAGGCAAAACCG GTAACGAGAGTGACTCTCACGAAAGGAGCAGCTCATCTGCCAAACAACAAGCAGCAGATCGACGCATCGAAATTCAGGCCGCGGAAGACGAAGACG ATCAAGACGAGGGTTATTCGGTGAAGCACGTGGCGTACGCTCGTTTCTTGCGAAACCACCGCCTAATCAACGAGATTTTTTCGGACACGGTGGTCCCCGACGTGCGATCCGTCGTGACAACGGGCCGGATGCAAGTCCTGAAGCGTCAGGTGCAGTCGCTGACGATGCACCAGAAAAAACTCGAAGCGGAACTGCAACAGATCGAGGAAAGATTCGAGGCGAAGAAGCGGAAGTTCATAGAGAGCAGCGAGCAGTTCCAAGAGGAACTGAAGAAG CACTGCAAGCCTGCAGTCGACGAAGATGCCTTCCAGAAGATGGTGGAGCGACAGTACGACATGCTGAAGAAGGAGAGGATGAAGAATCTCGAAGAACAAAAACCGAAGCCGGAAGAGAACGGGACCGTGGGGGAAGGCGCGCCGAACGTGCAGCCGGAACAGTCGCCGACGCCGCAAGATGGCACCCAACCCCAATCAGAG CCGTTAGTACTCCACTACATACAG CCCATGGAGCAAGACGAGAAGCCGCCGAGGCCCAACGACAATCCAAGCCCGGTCAGCCAACCACCGACGTCGAACGGCACTCCGGAAAACAAAATCCCAGAAACTCCCGAACAAAAACCGCCTCCTCCGGTCCCGGAGCAAACTCCCCAACCGCAAATGTCCGAACCGCAAGCCCCCCCTCAGTCGCACATGCCCCCGCCCCAGCACAACATCCCGCCGCCGACCAATCAGCCCCCGATGCATCACCATCCGGCACCGTCGCCGCATATGCCACAGTCGCACCCGGTCCCGCCGCACATGCCGCCAGGTCCCCACGCGATTCCGCCGGGGGCGTCCCAGCAGAACATGATGCCCCCGGGACAGGTGCCGCCGTACCAACAGTACCCCCAAAACAATCCTCAAACTGTTCCGTTGCCTCCGCGTCCTCCTCACCCGGCGTACGGATATCCGCAACAGCAAGGTTATCACCAACCGTACTCTCCGCAGTATCCTCCCCATACGTACTACCACCAGCCCTACCCGCAGTATCCGCACATGAACAGGCCCCATTTGTATCCGCCGCACGGACCTGTTCCGGATGGACAACCTCTACCGCCCAACCCGGATGGACACGGACCGCCCCCGATGTACGGAGGACCCGCCCCAGCTGAAGCGGAGCGCGTGCAGCCGAGTGCCGAGGATGCGGCCCATCAAAGGGCGGCTGAAGAAAAACAAG ATTCTAATGCAGATACTCACAACAATgaaaaagagaagaaggaaAGTGAatag